The Manduca sexta isolate Smith_Timp_Sample1 unplaced genomic scaffold, JHU_Msex_v1.0 HiC_scaffold_3664, whole genome shotgun sequence genomic sequence TCGACAGTACATTCTCAATTTAACAACTTGTAGCCTTAAGTACTTACCGAATGTTGTAACTTACTAATCCATCACGAAGTAGATGTTACTCTTCATTATGTCTCATTGGTTTAATACACTTTATAAAATCTGTGAGGgcgaataatgaaaataatctcAGTTATGCTTTCTGCGCTTTCAATTCCATTGTTACATAGACAAAAACTCTAATGCAATTCATTACTTTAAGAAACCTGCATTGTTTTAtcaacaaagaatatttttcttttatcacactgaaataaaaacataattcactGCACTGTTCAAAAATATTCTACTTCATAGAGTAATggcgtaaataaataatgaaaatataaatggatTCATCACAGAAAAGTGTTTTGTTTAGGTCGTTTCTATCGGTTGCCGTTAGAATTGACCAGTATTACTGAGTGTGAAGATATCACGAGAGATTATGGAGCTGGTTATTGCTTACCATGAGGGCATGATAATGCGATGTTGTCTGAACGAGTCGCCAACGGCAGCTCACGCGAAACAGACTTGTTGCTCGCGGCCGGGTCGTGGCTGCGTGCAATGCCAGCCTCGGGGAGCTCCGCCCGCCCCGAGACCCGCAGACGATGCCGCCAGCCCGCCAACCCGCCAGCCCGCCAGTTTGTACAGCCGCCACTCGCCATCCTTTGAGTGCCATGCTCTCCTTTGTCTCCAACTAAATAGCCCTGTCTAGTTACTGCCAAATTAAAACGTCTCAGACACATTCCAGACATTGCTATGTTAAACAGCTATATACGcaatttattattgcaattagtacatatttttgaaccgtaaaatttatgaattaaagtATCATATTTTAGGTACGATTTATTATAATGCGACTCCGTTCAGTAACCATCCTATAGTAATAATAACCGATAGTAATGCATGTTTCACGAAAATATCTATTGTGTTACGATGCATTTCTGTCGGCACTCTTTGAGATTCATGATGATCAGAATGTGAGAgattaattatactaaaataaaaagttattaaaaaactGAGATCATATTATGAaccattttaattaacattatatatgCAGAACCttacattaataaatcaaaaatactaGGTACCCTACAGATAATTCATCAGTCGTGTTATTTCAATTTAGATTAGGTTTAAACTGCTTTTTTATTGTACCTGTAGGACCTGTATTGTTTTCCAGAACTAATTTATATCTCAAATTACCATTAGGTATACCTACTTACCGAGAATGGAAATAAAAGTTCTGTAATAGTTAAGTACCTAAATAATGTAAAACTGGcattatcattattacaataataacagaaggttcaattattacaacaatttatttcgaaaaatgcAACCTAGTTCCATATCAATAAAGCTACGGGTCTTTTTCAGATATATAATCCATGAATTCGTTTTTCATGTCCAtcaaaacctttttaatttttcttatggTCATATTTGTACACATTGCTTTATCTCTCGGATCATTCCACCCACCATTGTTTTCACTGTATTCAAATATCATATATTCGTCCTTTtctaattcaattttataatatacttcgaTATGTGTAGGAAACCAATCATCCAAGTGTTGTTTTTCTAGAAGTATTACTTGATAAACATTCTCTATTACCTCAATGTTATTCAACGTGTTTGTAAATGCAGTTGCATCAATCTTAAATGCTCTCGGAGTTAAACTATGCAATACTTTGAACCTCTTCCCGTCTCTTCGACTCAATGATATGAAATATAATGAGCGCGCCCAGGAATAGTCAtctatcaaacaaaataaatcatagtGGGACACAATGGAATTCCATACCTTTATATCGAAACCTAAAACGCTCGAATGCTCTTTATGGTTCCACGTCATAACCTCAActctataagtatttataaaattaagattcTTCAAAGAATTGGTTCCTAAAGATATAAACTCACAATGAGATACTGTGTCtgctatatttttcatatatatcGTCATATAAAAGCAAATCCTCCATAAAATAGAAATCGTGCTCTAAAAATACAACAAGCCCATTGTGGTTTTACAGTACATTTTAAGTTTTCAAACACTTTATTCGCTGTCCACCACCAATGATGTTTCTTAGCAGCAAACTGTGGATTTCGGTAATGGCCGTGTATATCTGGTGACCAAGCTCCGGTGCAGTTTAGAGATTCAGCAGTTTGCATGTCGATATCAGGAGGGCAATCTGAAGGGTCATAACCTGGAAACTTATGTGAATGCAACTGTAATGAATGTGGGTAATAAATCTGCAAGACTCGACAGAAGTCtacttttcttattaaattatttacgtcCTCGTCGAAATAGGAATGCGAAAATATCAAAACGCCTCTTCAATTCCTTTTATCTGTGAGTGATGCCAAGAAATATTTCAAACTCGTCGAATATTTATCAACAAGTATCaccaaaataattgtttgtCTGTTTATATCACCATACACATctagatttataatattctctgctgaattgtacttatttattaataattccaaTACATTAGTGTTATAAGGCTTAGAAGTCTCTTCTCTTTcgcaagaaataaatttatgtgcACTCTTTGAGATATAAGCCATAACAGCAGTTTCGTGGGACTGGTtcactttgtaaataaataatataaacacgacaacaattacaaataaaatattacgcaAACGTATAAGAATTCTATTCAGTTTTCTTCCATTCAATCGTATGTTTCTTTGAGCTCTGTAATATATCGTCCGCATACCTAAAActggtaaattaatattgaaaaaacggtgcaaaaatatttttttcaatgtatttGACAGATTGTCTTTGAATTATTCTGTGATCTTGGGACATTGCGAACaatcgataatttaaaaaacttaaattaattgaaGAATTTTGTATCGATGGTTGAGCTAATAGTCTACATATTTAGCTCTaaacttctgaacggatttggatgaaatatagCACACAGTACTGATAGCTAAAATTTCGGATTACTATaaaataggctactttttatcccgtagactagaaatttgttttattcaaatttaattccgagaaatttgttttataagtgtAAAGTTGGAAGCTACAACTAGTTAACCATAAATTCTCTATTATGGGCTTTATTATTCTGAATAACTACATGTTAAATGATGTATTGACGAGGTTGTTTACTTAATGTGAATTTTTACGTAGTGTTATGACATACGTATATTAAGCTCTTTGGGTGGGTCTTTCGCATGCCGTCCGACTGGGTTCTTGGATAAGTAGCACCATAATGTCAACTTAGTCACCAAGGAGCAGTTTTCACGCAAGTTGTGTTCCATTTTTACTAATGTGAGTAAAACTGAGCTTTATTAACTTAACGTctaaaggacattgttctgtgcccatacataattcgccctggaaccaacagcaatggaaaaatgtttgtaatatttagaataattaataaattctcatgacttattatttataaaacagacaagctgggatatcgcattaatccaaaaaaacgatgagattttgaggttatatttgatagtaaacattgaaagcttttcaatgttcaaggtagatttatagtcctatcatttacgctttttattgatataagtacctatctaatatataagccctaaagattcaacactatgtaggtatctgattattttttacttaaatcaggctattttaagacttgattcatatatttttataagtaaaaggtaCCCAATTATGTAGTTATACTGAGTATTTACTgctctaagagtacccttcagattttatgtattttctatatatacgtacgtattccccgaagagatagacagaggcgcactgttgagcattcatgcttcatcagaagcatggcatattttacacactttggGTAGACTattagggcatgtaggattaaattaaacaaataaaaaaatatatttagttcatattatttatttcctcatcacctactatgttttataaaatattatctgagtattgtgcaggagggttgttgttatggtattatttatcaattcagttttgccaatcacaatcaccgagtccggagttccaacattatattacagagcacgcagcttctactaacattgttacagctgaagtatgtataggctcttgggccgtggtccaatatgctgtacatataagatcaagggccacaacctgaaaaaaaaaacaaacaaacacattatgctcaaattagaatggcaatatattaatattgggtCACACGGAAAGTAGATTTAcgtattcaaatcttccagctgaattaaatgtaagaaaccttcaagcatatgacacacattttttaatcaacaatatacttgctagtttgctcttaagttgccacagccacatgctaaagtgtgtagtaggtagtatacagactctgttcgctgtctccacgcagttaccaagaacaggaactgaggagcgaactagaagtttggcggcagttaaacttgtacgattaaagaaaaatgtgcttaccaaaccAGGCGCtatccattgttgtatacaatggcgaatctgctcgttctccaacaccatggatccgccagcagagccacaattaatgcaaaaagcaatttccatttcgtatccgttatcaataccagataaattgttacatcagttcacaaagtccagaaatcacagccagtgaaTGTCGATATtgtaatcaatcgcacagattctttataatagccgaatcgtcaatgatatagtgagagtcagagatttataatatattatatggaaagtgatagtttagtttatttgtctctgatgagtgaagtatgagtgacattaaattgaattgaaaaatgaagtaagaattagggatacttctcgactagattctggatcgattatatcgataatttatacaaaaatcgattttattcaacataggattattgttatttgtaaaaatatttagcgggacccttatcccggaaaatctttcacacgggcggatccgatagtaatttaatatggagagtttgaggccccggatggagggagagagaagaacgctactttttatatgtgtaattcataaatattttgtacgacagaaaaataaatgttcgcataatatattatgctctgctatctgtacgaagccagggcgggtcgctaatatagaatctaaataaacaaagtaaatcaatatgaatgaaaaactaaaaaactttttcatagacgacttgatctatatTCAATTcagtcctaaaactaactacttatttatttgagacgcatccactgctcgcttaaatattattataataattaaagaacatatcgcctcacaaatcgaatatattacaatgtttcaataattaattatcggtatttagatttatcgttttgtcaaaccggtacatctctatacacaattagttgtaaacatgtcggcgactttgactttaagttgttacaatacttttatatattcattttggatgtagcagcttgtccgttttatacacatatttgcaaataatataaaaaaatacataaataactatGGTGCTAGtgacacctttgttggttctggggccgttttcgacaatgtcctttataTGTTTCAGGATGGCATGCACTTTGCTGTAACAGCtttttgttaagtaaatacagtaacttatacaatataaatgtgtCTATTTCTTCAGTTGATatgaaataaagcaataaaataaaattaatgccactatttttatttaatctgcgATTTTaacaagtattatatttttatgtgagcattcgcaaaaaaatatatacttaagtacctattcaattaacacaaatattttgatcTTTACTAAAACATTTAGTAGATAAAtctatatacctacattttaacgTTGCATTTACGCAACCGTTTGACAAAGATCTACAAACGTTTTAGAAAATGTGTCTTTCTTCAAACAAACAATGCGGTCACATAATAAGAAATACGTACTTACCTATCTAAAAATTTaatgatgtatattttttgttttaatgttattattttcgaCAAAATGAACAGAGATTCACAAGATACCTACCTCATAAGATATTTGAAATACAAGTTACAATATGCAAATGAAGCACCTGAgttatgagaaaaaatatacttttggaaatggtatttaaaataagtactgCATACAAAATAGGTTTTCTCCGAACACTTATACTTAGCACAAGtactttttcaaaaataatattaggtagT encodes the following:
- the LOC119193149 gene encoding uncharacterized protein LOC119193149, coding for MEHNLRENCSLVTKLTLWCYLSKNPVGRHAKDPPKELNIRYDPSDCPPDIDMQTAESLNCTGAWSPDIHGHYRNPQFAAKKHHWWWTANKVFENLKCTVKPQWACYDYSWARSLYFISLSRRDGKRFKVLHSLTPRAFKIDATAFTNTLNNIEVIENVYQVILLEKQHLDDWFPTHIEVYYKIELEKDEYMIFEYSENNGGWNDPRDKAMCTNMTIRKIKKVLMDMKNEFMDYISEKDP